The DNA segment GTTCAACTTAGTCAGCATTAACAACTGTCCAGATGATAAATAAGAAAGTTAAGTTAACATATTAACTGAACCTAACCTGTGAGAGCAATCATTCTACACCGCAAAATCCCTATTATTGTGGCGATTTTTCAATAGCATTTTTCTCATCTTTGGTCGAATCTTCCTGcaaaggaaaaataaagaaatggttAACCATTTAGTTGTATATAGAGTTGATAAAAAAAAGATCAACATTGGTGTCAGGGAGAACAGACTGGAGCTAAAATGCATTCTTAAAAACGACAATCGTTGCAAGATAGGAATATTGTTTGATAGTAATTAACTTAAGATTAGTTATTTGTATACACGACTCATGGAGACTGTATTGGCTAATACAACTCCATAGCAGTTGGGGCTTTAGTTCAATATTAACAGCTCAACACCATAATACCAGCTCCATATGCTCATCATCAACGGCCGGTTGTCTCCCAACCAACTTTGATGTCGTTTGATACATATGGttgagaagaaataccaaaaggcagtACCAATGGAGTAACGGTGGTTTTGAGCAGCAAAAACAACACACGGCAAAAGGAAACACCAATGAAAGCCTATTCTACACAGTAATCTACTTTTCATGGATTTCATAGGTACATCAGCGGGAGAAAAAGAAGCAATACCAAAAGGAGATAAATTAAACCATGGTTGTACCTGCAAAATGGCGAGTACAAACCTGTATATGAATACATACCGCGTAAAACACATCAACAAAACTAGAATCTATTTCAATATTTCAcacacgtactgaatcaaacacaacaaaaagcACTTACTATCACTGTGTGACATATGTACTAAAGATTCTTGAAttacaaatcaactgcatgacaagaataggtgatagatctatgaaaaataagagaatcgaaagacatattaccgtATTTAACATACTTACTGAAGGATAAGACTAAAAaggtgacaaaactatgaatcaaACACAGCAAAGAGCACTTCATATCAGTATCTGACATATGTATTTGTGGATAATAACATCTGAATCTACAAACAAGCGTGGTTTTGAAgcgaaaaacaaaaagataatcaaattaaggaagttcttttcagtattccatatatgtacctaTGATTCATAAGTTAAAATCAACTGCTTGTCAAAAAAAACttataaatctacaaatacaacaaaatcaaaacagttatatctcagtattgcatatatgtacttctagatcaagcaaaaaaaaattaaaaaatataaatacaacaaaattaaagcaatttttatcagtattccatatatgtactgctgatccaaacaatttgtaacaacaaacaagcatgatctgaactattttcatcaaaactaccagtacatcatatatgtattgatggttcataaagaaaaacaaagtgaaaaaaatctaaaactaacaaaaagaaacTAGTATAGGCAAATCTCATaacgaaataaacaaaaaatgtgaGGATCCATCTAGATCTGACCTATTTTCATGAAAATAAACTAATAAAGCATGGAGATCGAAAACTCAAACATCAAAAAGGACCATATATATGTACAGATCGAAAAAATCACCAAACAATGCAAGATCAAGATAATTCAAGTGATTATGTAAAAATTGTACATTCAAGCAAAGATTACTAAACTGAAGTGTTGACTTACCAAGACAGAGCGATTAATTGGAAGCACTAGTAGAAAGAAAAGCAGCAGTGAAGATCGAGAGACTTGTTTAGTGTAGAAACAGCTTATATCTGGAATCACAATGTTTAACCGGCCGCCATTAAAGAGAAAATCTGAGAACTGGGAAGGAAAACCCTCGAGAAGGAAGAGGAGATGTTTCTGAAAGAAAAGGtttaaaggaaaatgaaaagagGGTTTTGATTATTTTAGTGTTTTACATAAATGAATCACATTATTGTGTTTTATATACTCGAGGGTGTTTTGGGAATTATAATAATACGTTTCATGTGTTCCGCATGTGTACAAGACCTAGGCTTAAAAAACTGGgtccattttctttttttgttttaattatggacctctggttactggactttagtgggtggacctgccactaactaagactaATAtattagtacctattggtaattcctacttgtTCAAATGGTAAGAGGGGCGACATTTTTTTTATGTCCACTTCGGCCTTTGCGTATCATCAATGTCAGGGCTCGCCCTGTTTTGTCGGTGCATATCCATCCATTGTCGATTTCATTAGCGTTGAAAGACTTTGATGAAATGACGTATCTGCCTGTTTCAATGTCTCCAACTGTTTCTTCTTTTATAGTTAAGAGTTGGGTGAATTGCTGCATCAGGAAAGATACAGCTCCTCTTGTGAAATGAATTTGCACGTACTTTATAATTAATTATTTTCAAGTATGTCCAGACCGCAAACACTGATCACACCACAAGACTGCACTATTTATAATCATCTAACTTGTCGTAAAATTGTTTCTCTCAACCAAAACAAATGAGAAATATGGCTCTAAGTTGGTTTCATCATATCATCATTGATCTCTTATCATGCTTTGTTTTGCTACAAGCTGGAATCATCCATGTCGAATCGAAAGTCCCAGCTATAATAGTTTTTGGAGCCTCGATGGTTGATGCGGGTAACAATAACCTTCTTCCAACTATTTCCAAGTGCAATTTCGCACCCTACGGTCGAGACCTTGAAGGTGGTAAAGCTACTGGAAGGTTTTCTAACGGTAGAATCGTAACTGATTTTATAACTCAAGCTTTTGGAAATAAATCTTTGGTGCCAGCCTATTTGGATAGTAGCTACGGTATAGAGGATTTTGCAACCGGTGTCACGTTCGCGTCAGGTGGAACTGGTTTTGATAATAAAACAGCCGATGTGTCTGTAAGTACTTAGCGTATAAAACCCTGAAGCCTGAATCCTGAAATTGTGTTTTGAATTAATGTTAAATGTTTTGATTTTCAACAGTCAGCGATACCTCTGTGGAAACAAGTAGAATACTTCAAGGATTACCAAGTCAGATTAGCTAGACTTCTCGGAAGAAAGGCGGCGACAGAGATTATAAGGAATGCAGTGTACATTTTAAGTCTAGGAACAAACGATTTCCTAATAAACTACTTTGAATTACCAGATAGATCACTGCACTTCACCCTCCAAGAGTACGAGAATTTTCTGACTGGAATTGCACATAACTTTATTGTGGAGCTTTACCGTTTGGGTGCACGCAAAATATCATTAGGGGGACTTCCTCCTCTTGGGTGTCTTCCTGTAAAAAGAACCTCGGTCGCCGGCCATGCCTGTAATGAAGAGTTCAACAGTGCGGCTAAAAGTTTTGATATGAAGCTGAAGAGTTTAGCTGCCAAGTTAAGAGGTGAACTTCAAGGGAGCAAGGTGGTATTTTCCGACATTTATTATAAAGTGATGGATGTCATTCAGAAACCTTCTTTATACGGTGAGTTCTTTTGGAGTTGATTTTTGTCATTTACTTGAATAATTCGGAGGCCGGCAGAAAATATGAAGACGtaatttttgtgtttttgattatcAGGATTCGAGAATGTAAACAATGGGTGATGCGGATCAGGCAGGTTTGAAGTGAGCTATTTATGTCATCAATGGAATCCCTTAACGTGTAAAGACGCGAGCAAATATGCATTTTGGGATGCGGTTTATCCGTCCCAAAAGTTGCACTTCATCATTGCTAACAATATGATGAAGACGAGCTTGGCGGAGTTTGTATAGCTTCAACTTGAAATTTTCATTATACGATCAGGACATTAATTGTTGTCTGTGTTTTAAGGGAACTCCTTCTTTCCTCATTGGACGTTAATTGCATGCCTTGAAGATATTAGCTATTTTAGATTCCTTCACTAATAGAACTTTGGATGTGTTAAAAAATTTGCATGAAAGGTTAATCCTTCACAGAATTAGGTGTGTTTATTGATGTGCCCCACCAAGATAGAGCAATATGAATGAAGAACAGTTACTACGAGATTTTGTCCATTAGATATATCAGTTAGTTTTAGAGCGGCGAGATAAATTTAACGTGTCTTGGGAAGCATCTAGGGAATATCTGTTCATCTGTGATACCCAGTCCGACATGGGAGAGCCGCGAGGTAAATTTAACGTGCGGAGAGCCACGTGTTGTGTTTGTCCACGTGCACCCTACTTGTGCCGTAGTAAAGATAATAGACTGAACAGCGGACAAAGTTCAAACAAGGGTAAGTTAGTAGTCCAAACAGGGTAGGTGATCCAAGTAGATGAAAGTCGTCCAAGTCATGTTTCAATGAATTCGGCCAAAAATATCATTATGAGGTGATGGACTTGACATGTTTATCCACAACCGGTGAGGTCTACGTGCTAATGTATATTGATTACTTTTCATAATGACGTGAACACATAGACATCATGACTGCAATATCTGGTTACGTAATGTACCATCATTTTTGGCGTCAACTAATAAAATTAAAGAACCCAAACTTTAGGTACGACCAGGGACCTTTGAAGAatcagaagatgaaattgattttCTAGGGGAGGGGAGTGATTGAAGTTGGGTAATTAAGTAATTGAATGGATTAGGATATAATTGATGGGGAAATCAAGTTTAAGTTGATGAAATTGATGTGGTGACTAATTTCTGGATTATAAGCTATAATTCTATGGTTTTAGCAGAGATGACTTACGGGAAACGCGGAATTCAGAGAACGTAAATGCTTGGGTTAAAGTCTAAAttgatttagttttgattttatgAGTTTAATTGTTTCAATTGTTGAGTTAGATAGTTGAGAATGAAATTGAGATTGATATAAACATAGACTGGAACCCTGGTCTTCTCAATTGAGTACTGAGAGCTTCACAGTTCAAATTCACCTCAAACCCAAGCTGTCCGATTCACCATTCATGCCCAATTCAATCACCACCGGTTCAATCACCATTCACAATACAATTTTAGTTCTCTGGCAGCATCACTTTCTCCACCGATCCAACAACTCAAATCCCTCGAGTCATCAATCAATTTCAGAAATACCAGACCCTAACTTCAAATATTCAATCAATTCGTCATTGGCATCATCTGTACAGCTCCGAGCGTCTCTCTTCAATCCTTTACAAGCCATCTTCTTAATGGCGACCACCAATTCTCCACCATCTTTATCTAATTTATCCTCTCCCATAAAACCCATGTCAAGATCTTTATAATTGCATCGAACAACACCATCAATCCAATCAAATTTGTCTgaatcttcttcaatttcttgcttTTGACGATAGTAGCAGTTTGAGTTTCTTTGCTCGGGATCTCTGTATCAACTTCTTCCCTGGATGTCATGCCTTCTCTCTTGATTTCAGGtgcagagagagaaagaaaaagttatatttatttatttatcggaGGGTATATTAGGTAAGAAAAGAGACacatattaattttttttccacGTGTGTATAATTGCTGACTTAGCTAACTGGATTTAGACGAAATATCTACCGAAATGGGGTATTGTTAATTTAATCTTTATAGAaaaggtaactcaaattatgattttCGTCGGCAAAGATAACGTAAAGTACCCCTATATAAAAAGTCAAAAGTACGTCTTGTCTTGCCGCTGACTAGCGAGCAAACGATTTTACTGATAGCGAGTCCTATTAAACATATAGTAAAGATATAATAAACGATCTAACTAGCGAGCACTCAATCAACCACTTACCGATCTCCTTTGATGGTTACATTACATCTGCTTGTACGTAAACTCAAGACTCCAAGCTAGTAGGTGATCTATGCATTATTTAATTGTACTCATTCTTAAGTCTTAACGTGTATTCGTACTTCTTCTTCAAGGAAATCAATTGTCTTTTCCAtcgaataaaaaaataaaataaatcaattgCTGCAGAAACTGTGGAATTGTAGTGATTGACTTGACTAATGAATCGACAACGACTGAGGTCTCCGTCCTTTTGAGAACAGCATCATCAATCTTTCACGTAATGACGTCAACTATTGACATCGTCACCCAAAGTTTCGTTTCTACAGTGATGATACATCCACGGAAGGTGGACACCGAGCTGTGCACCGACAGGGAATCTGACGGTCTCAGGATCACCCTCTCTATATTAGGATAGGGGTGGGGCATAAGTGGGTCTCACCATCTTCTCACACGGTGCACGCTCGGTGCACTGGGGCGGAGCCAGCCCATCACACGGTGTACGCTCCAAAATCTAATATAGGcccaacaagatttttttttactatttttgcTCTTTTACAACCCTTAAATTTTTTTGTTGCACCCCTTTAGCAAATTTTGAACCCATCTCATACTTTCTGGCTCCGCCCCTGTCGGTGCATTTCCTCCGGTCAATATATCATTTCCGAAGTTTCTACAAGTCTgaccaaaataaaaattattatcgAGGAATattttttacacaaaattggttaaacagaccaaaaccaataattcctgggtgaaaaggacacttagattttgatactgtttaaatggacaaaaatgtaaaaatagccaggatataaacagtttcatcctgcccattttcaaatactttttcttattttttaatttacacaggatgcatccagtttcatcctaactattttttaagtttaagcaaggatggatccagtttcatccttgctaaattttttttgtccatttcacccatactaatttttactcatccatttgaaccatgatttaaaaatatatggacaaatgactcattttccgtaTCTTTTAGTGACGGTCATGAAACTTTTACCCGTACTTGTAGCTTCCGATCCGGTAGTGAAGTGATTAAAACGGTCTGTCATGAGGCTTCAAGTTTGAAGGCACGTAGCAAATGGGATGGCACCAGACGCGCGCCGTTGGTTTAGGTCAAGGTTTTAAAACCAGCGTGTCTGTGAAAAGGTCGCAGCTCCACTGACACATTGTTTTTCTTTTAAGATTATTTAATCGAATTCCTTGAATTGGTGCTTGTAATAACATCGTTATTTACCTGTTTGGCAGATTTTCGTAGCGCGTCATGACCGTTACATGCAAACGCGCTCACGCCTATTCCTGTGTTGCGAGTAATTTACACGATCTTGTGCGTTTGAAAAGTTATTCACGCACCATTATCCTTGTTTCATTTTTATATTAGTTGCGTGATGCGCAAGTGGTGTGGCTCCATAGGCAGTTTGTTTCGAGTCTCTCGACAGTCCTAGTGGCCATATaaattagaaaaataaatgttaTGAGAAATTTAGCGCCAAAGACTTTAATGATGACACTCAATCATGAAACTCTAAAGAAACTACTCTTCTCTTTTCCTTATCCACTTGGCAATTATATATATAGCAAGCTAAACATATCCAAATTCGTTGTCGAGAGAAACAATACTGGGATCCAACAAGTTTTACATAAACCTACGCCGCAGCATTGTTCGGATACAATCCGACAAGTTACTTTTCGGCTCAACCAAGTTAAAAAGCCAAAAGTtagcctttttttttcttttttaaaaagccTTTTTGATTCTACTTTTAATATCCAAATATCCCGTTATTCTACAACACGGTTATTTCTTGTTCCCGTAATTAATTAAGACGCTGACGAGTTTCTCGGTTACTTATCCGGTAGAAATTAGGACACTCCGGGGGTTTCTGTTTCCGGGTTACTTCGTATTCCGCTTCAAATTAGGCAATACACACATTGTATTGAACAGTAAAAATTCTTTAAGAAAATTCACAAGTtgtaattgtttttgtttttggttgaTTTCAAGAATTTTTAAGAGAAAGAAGACATGGGTGGATGTTTATCAGATGTAAGAGGGGGACAACAAGCAGTGGGTGGTACCGAAACAGCAGGCCCTACTTCTTCTACAGCGACGACGACTAACGATGCAATTGACTATTTTTATACATCCCATGGCTGCCAAGGACTCTTTACTCAACTCCAGGTACTCACAATAGTGTATTTTATCTTTTGGATTTTATTGATCATGCAAACCAAAAtaatatgaaaccctaattttactttgAAAATTCATAATTTATCTCATTGCCGGAAACAAATTGTTTGATATTAAAAGTTTGAGTTAACCTAATGATATGGATTGTTTGGGTGAATCTATTGATAATGGAACCTAATGATTTGGATTGTTTAAGGTCAGAATATGACATCTAGATTCTAGACTGGAGTATGTGAGTGAATTGAATGAATGGGATTGAGAGCAGGAACATTGCAATTAGCAGTTGGCACTAAACGATCCCCAAATATTGACCAAACATGATACTGTTATTATGGATGAAAGTATCGAAAGAAATAAGCAAGTGATGGATCACAGATGGCTTGTTCTATCAAGTTTGAGGATTCAGTGCGATTTGCTCGTGGTGGTGTTTTTGTTGGGGTTACGGAGGCCTTTTGCTTTCAATAGTTTTGTTTCCCTGTATCGTATTCTTCTTTGTAGCAACGTAGAATGATTGTTTTACCAGGTCATCAACTGAAAGCTTATACAAATTGATGAGTTGGGACTAAGTTAGTTTATCTAAGTTGCATGTAATATAATACTATGTGTCACTGTTCCAAATTTGAAATAGTCGGCTGCGGCTTTACATGTTATTTATTCAGTTTTGTTAATTTTCATATAGTAATTTCATTAAAACTTGTATTGCAGCTATCGTTGTCTGCCAAGCACTTAATTGACATGGATCTGTTTTCAAAGGTATGTCACGAGTTTATACTCGGCGAATGCCGGTGTTACAATAAATTGTGAAATGGATCTGCTTCCTCTGTTGTATGTAATCTGTTATTTGATCCACTTTTACTGTAGAGTGACCCCATGGCCATAGTGTATGCAAAGAGAAGTGATGGAATGCTTGAGGAAATTGGCCGTACAGAAGTAATAATGAATTCACTGGATCCTGTTTGGATAACAAAGGTTTCCACTGTTTATCAGTTTGAGATTGTTCAGACATTGGTGTAAGTGACGGCTTGTCATCTAAATGAAGTTAATTTCTTCTGTTAGTTACAGTCATGTATTTCATTCTTATACTCTTTACGTACTACTTGTTTCAGGTTCCGTGTGTTTGACATCGACACCAAATACCATAAAATGCCTATCAAGGTATATATATCTTACATATTGTTCTCTTCTCCTATTACATGTACTACTGTACTAGTTTCCTTTAAAAACCGAAGATAGTTAAATCTCTTTGTCTTTGAAATCTTACAGACGTTGAAATTGGATGAGCAAGACTTCCTAGGAGAGGCTACTTGTGCTCTGTCGGAGGTAATCTAGTTGGGTTTGAACAATCTTGTCAATAGATTAATGAATTCTTGTCCGGTAATAGTCTTGTTACTGCACATAAGAAGTCCTGTTTCCACTATTTGACCGAGGTCTCAGccaaaagaataagaagaaggatATACCTCATCAAATATTGTGAAAGACATTTAAATGTGACTATCTGTACTTATTTTGTCTTTTTAATTTCGACAGATAGTTAAGAAACAGAACAAGAGTTTGACACTTAAACTTACAGTAAGAAATAAGCAAGGGGTCATGAGAAACCAAGGCACGCTTACTGTTTTTGCGGAGGAAACAATTACTTCAAGGCAAGCTGTTGAGATGGTATTCCGCTGTTCCAAGTTGGATAACAAGGATCTATTTTCTAAAAGTGTACGTATTATTTAAAGAATGACTCATCTGTTCcacaaattttattatatttgtcATCCATATATATAATAGCTCCTAATCTGACTCCCTCCTGTTACGCTGCAGGACCCTTTCTTACGAATATCTAGAATTGCTGAAGGTGTAAATATCGCGATTTCTAAAACAGAAGTGGTGGAAAACAATTTGAATCCAACTTGGAGACCAGTGTGTTTGACATCACAGCAATTCGGGAGCAAGGCAAGTTCTGTAGCAATTTTCTTATCTTCTTACGTTATTAGTGCCACATTGTTCCAACTACAGTCTTACATATG comes from the Papaver somniferum cultivar HN1 unplaced genomic scaffold, ASM357369v1 unplaced-scaffold_81, whole genome shotgun sequence genome and includes:
- the LOC113345170 gene encoding GDSL esterase/lipase At2g04570-like gives rise to the protein MVDAGNNNLLPTISKCNFAPYGRDLEGGKATGRFSNGRIVTDFITQAFGNKSLVPAYLDSSYGIEDFATGVTFASGGTGFDNKTADVSSAIPLWKQVEYFKDYQVRLARLLGRKAATEIIRNAVYILSLGTNDFLINYFELPDRSLHFTLQEYENFLTGIAHNFIVELYRLGARKISLGGLPPLGCLPVKRTSVAGHACNEEFNSAAKSFDMKLKSLAAKLRGELQGSKVVFSDIYYKVMDVIQKPSLYGFENVNNG